In Corynebacterium guangdongense, one DNA window encodes the following:
- the coaE gene encoding dephospho-CoA kinase — protein sequence MKIIGLTGGIGSGKSTVAGMLADAGYPVVDADRLARDVVEPGQPALAELAAAFGDDVLDDTGALRRGVLASRAFVDKQHTELLNSITHPRIQELRRRRFAEAEAAGAEAVIYDMPLLVEQGADRECDLVVVVDVEVEERVRRLVEHRGLAAADVRRRIAQQSDDETRRAAADVIIDNNGAVSALDAQVQDLVARIQGL from the coding sequence ATGAAGATCATCGGGCTCACGGGCGGCATCGGCAGCGGAAAATCCACGGTGGCGGGCATGCTCGCCGACGCCGGGTACCCGGTCGTCGACGCGGACCGGCTCGCGCGCGACGTCGTCGAGCCTGGCCAGCCCGCCCTGGCGGAACTGGCGGCGGCCTTCGGCGACGACGTGCTCGACGACACGGGCGCGCTGCGGCGCGGGGTGCTGGCGTCGCGGGCGTTCGTCGACAAGCAGCACACCGAGCTGCTCAATTCGATCACCCATCCCCGCATCCAGGAGCTGCGGCGGCGTCGCTTCGCCGAGGCGGAGGCCGCCGGTGCGGAGGCGGTCATCTACGACATGCCGCTGCTGGTGGAGCAGGGGGCGGACCGGGAATGCGACCTGGTGGTCGTCGTCGACGTCGAGGTGGAGGAGCGGGTCCGCCGCCTGGTGGAGCACCGCGGGCTGGCTGCCGCGGACGTGCGGCGGCGCATCGCCCAGCAGAGCGACGATGAGACCCGGCGGGCGGCGGCGGACGTCATCATCGACAACAACGGCGCGGTGAGTGCTCTGGACGCCCAGGTTCAGGACCTCGTGGCGCGTATTCAGGGACTCTGA
- a CDS encoding DUF4259 domain-containing protein, with protein sequence MGTWDVGPFDNDAARDLLTDLRAGRFSLDQLRFGMSGNRIDADDAAVVVALSALSKMPAAELPAGLNREHVSELSAPGARSWLRSQFNHILDREASAIYALWEHTGELDQWIYQVESVKP encoded by the coding sequence ATGGGTACGTGGGATGTCGGGCCTTTCGACAATGACGCCGCGCGCGATCTGCTGACAGATCTGCGCGCCGGTCGCTTTTCCCTCGACCAGCTCCGCTTCGGAATGTCCGGCAACCGGATCGACGCCGACGACGCCGCCGTGGTGGTGGCGCTGTCCGCGCTGTCGAAGATGCCGGCCGCGGAGCTGCCGGCGGGACTGAACCGGGAGCACGTCTCGGAACTGTCCGCCCCCGGCGCCCGATCCTGGCTGCGCAGTCAGTTCAACCACATCCTCGACCGGGAAGCCTCGGCCATCTACGCGCTGTGGGAGCACACCGGTGAACTCGACCAGTGGATCTACCAGGTCGAATCAGTCAAACCCTGA
- a CDS encoding glutamate--cysteine ligase — MGDAVSTDTFTPNERSTYRERLYEDLERFDRHLRTQPFQEGSSIGLELELNLVDEQMAPALQNADVLARLGDEFQTEIGAFNIEINHPPLQVSGDGLLTLEQGITARLAEADGAARAAGCRIAMIGTLPTMTEQVLEDPSWMTPENRYKALSRAVIASRGELIRIELSGRESLHHQFADIAPEATCTSVQLHLQVPPTSFADSWNASQAIAAAQVAMGANSPLFLGRKLWHESRIPVFRQSIDTRTPDLVAQGVRPRVWFGERWITSVFDLFEENVRYFSPLLPESQEAAGTAEMHGENPSLHYLNLHNGTVWRWTRPIYDPGTVHAHLRVESRLLPAGPTPVDIVADAAFYYGMVKYLTEETRPVWSRLQFHEAHENFVEAARNGIHARITWPTIGRIGVAELVHRHLAPQAREGLAMLSVDDELIETYMGIIEARARTGINGATWQLRTLSRIEGGRSRTENPTALRRHALKELMQRYLANQATGEPVHTWRD, encoded by the coding sequence ATGGGAGACGCAGTTTCAACCGACACCTTCACCCCGAACGAACGCAGCACCTACCGGGAACGGCTCTACGAGGATCTGGAGCGCTTCGACCGCCACCTGAGAACGCAGCCGTTCCAGGAGGGAAGCAGCATCGGACTCGAACTGGAACTGAACCTCGTCGACGAGCAGATGGCGCCCGCCCTGCAGAACGCGGACGTGCTGGCGCGCCTGGGCGACGAGTTCCAGACCGAAATCGGCGCCTTCAACATCGAGATCAATCATCCACCCCTCCAGGTCTCGGGTGACGGGCTGCTGACGCTGGAGCAGGGAATCACCGCCCGCCTGGCGGAGGCCGACGGCGCCGCGCGGGCCGCCGGATGCCGGATAGCGATGATCGGGACCCTGCCGACGATGACGGAGCAGGTGCTCGAGGATCCCTCGTGGATGACCCCGGAGAACCGCTACAAGGCGCTGTCCAGGGCCGTCATCGCCAGCCGCGGTGAACTCATCCGGATCGAGCTCTCGGGCCGCGAGAGCCTGCACCACCAGTTCGCGGACATCGCCCCGGAGGCGACGTGCACCTCGGTCCAGCTGCATCTGCAGGTGCCGCCGACCTCCTTCGCCGACAGCTGGAACGCCTCGCAGGCCATCGCGGCGGCCCAGGTGGCCATGGGGGCCAATTCGCCGTTGTTCCTCGGCCGCAAGCTGTGGCACGAGTCGCGTATCCCGGTCTTCCGCCAATCCATCGACACCCGCACCCCGGACCTCGTCGCCCAGGGCGTGCGTCCGCGTGTGTGGTTCGGCGAGCGCTGGATCACCAGCGTTTTCGACCTCTTCGAGGAGAACGTCCGCTACTTCTCCCCCCTGCTGCCGGAGTCCCAGGAGGCCGCCGGCACCGCGGAAATGCACGGGGAGAACCCCTCGCTGCACTACCTCAACCTGCACAACGGCACGGTGTGGCGCTGGACCCGGCCGATCTACGATCCGGGCACCGTCCACGCCCATCTGCGCGTCGAGTCACGGCTGCTGCCCGCCGGGCCGACGCCGGTCGACATCGTCGCCGACGCCGCCTTCTACTACGGGATGGTCAAGTACCTCACCGAGGAGACCCGCCCGGTGTGGTCGCGCCTCCAGTTCCACGAGGCCCACGAGAACTTCGTCGAGGCGGCCCGCAACGGCATCCACGCCCGCATCACCTGGCCGACGATCGGCCGTATCGGGGTGGCGGAGCTCGTCCACCGCCATCTCGCGCCTCAGGCCCGGGAGGGGCTGGCGATGCTGAGCGTCGACGACGAACTCATCGAGACCTACATGGGCATCATCGAGGCACGCGCCCGCACCGGCATCAACGGCGCGACCTGGCAGCTGCGCACGCTCAGCAGGATTGAGGGCGGGCGCTCCCGGACGGAGAACCCGACGGCCCTGCGCCGCCACGCCCTCAAGGAGCTGATGCAGCGCTACCTGGCCAACCAGGCCACCGGAGAACCCGTCCACACCTGGCGCGACTGA
- a CDS encoding thermonuclease family protein gives MKVGWMLAAVAAVGIGTAVAVSAPDPLYTVERVVDGDTIVVADPDGGEAVRVRLLNVDTPEMGAKGTLEGCYAQEATDFLTQRLPAGTQVRLELDEEETDRYGRTLAGVIDPESDSLINADIARGGYGVAMLIEPNGKFYPEVLEAEEDARHRGRGMHAPSLGCSLSAQAALAEQALDDEEPAALADAAAPDLDVHRSHVRTVRADVDRLRTRPGPEEDEDGHAVRRHYLDAGQSRVEAFDAEASRLLDEIDAEEDRRAAEERERLERELERQRVEQERRDREAAQAAEAAAAAERSRVQRESQYTAPPAPPARPAPPAPAPAPAKDTYTGCRDYGTRTAPNAVDDKGRPYTRIDCTTKLPI, from the coding sequence ATGAAAGTTGGATGGATGCTTGCCGCTGTGGCGGCGGTGGGAATCGGTACTGCGGTCGCCGTCAGCGCACCGGACCCCCTGTACACGGTGGAACGGGTCGTCGACGGCGACACCATCGTCGTGGCCGACCCGGACGGCGGCGAGGCGGTGCGGGTTCGGCTGCTCAACGTGGACACCCCCGAGATGGGCGCGAAGGGCACGCTGGAGGGCTGCTACGCGCAGGAGGCGACTGATTTCCTCACGCAGCGCCTGCCCGCCGGCACCCAGGTGCGGCTGGAACTCGACGAGGAGGAGACGGACAGGTACGGGCGCACGCTGGCCGGCGTCATCGATCCGGAGAGTGACTCGCTCATCAACGCCGACATCGCCCGGGGCGGGTATGGCGTCGCCATGCTCATCGAGCCCAACGGGAAGTTCTATCCGGAGGTGCTGGAGGCAGAGGAGGACGCCCGCCACCGCGGCAGGGGCATGCACGCCCCGTCCCTGGGCTGTTCGCTGTCCGCCCAGGCGGCCCTGGCCGAGCAGGCCCTGGACGACGAGGAGCCCGCAGCGCTCGCCGACGCCGCGGCGCCGGACCTGGATGTGCACCGCTCCCATGTCCGTACGGTGCGTGCGGACGTCGACCGACTGCGCACCCGACCGGGACCGGAGGAGGACGAGGACGGACACGCGGTTCGGCGCCATTACCTCGACGCGGGCCAGTCCCGGGTGGAGGCCTTCGACGCCGAGGCCTCCCGACTGCTCGATGAGATCGACGCGGAGGAGGATCGCCGGGCGGCCGAGGAACGGGAACGACTCGAGCGCGAGCTGGAGCGCCAGCGCGTCGAGCAGGAGCGTCGGGATCGGGAAGCGGCGCAAGCCGCGGAAGCCGCCGCCGCGGCGGAGCGCTCCCGTGTGCAGCGTGAGAGTCAGTACACGGCCCCGCCGGCCCCGCCAGCGCGGCCGGCTCCTCCAGCCCCCGCACCGGCACCGGCCAAGGACACCTACACAGGCTGCCGCGACTACGGCACCCGGACCGCGCCCAACGCCGTCGACGACAAGGGCCGCCCGTACACCCGGATCGACTGCACCACGAAACTGCCGATTTAG
- a CDS encoding FABP family protein, which translates to MSIDKSVLHPNIAPVAFLIGSWTGEGRGFYPTIADFTYTETISFTATPGKPFLRYLQTTTGPDGAPMHQESGYLRPDPAGGSAEFTIAQPTGQTELLEGALVIAADGAVTLDLGPSSVRNTASAKQVDSTRRTYAVTAGRAEVATRFDMAAVGQPMQQHLASTLRKQAG; encoded by the coding sequence ATGAGCATCGACAAGTCCGTACTGCACCCCAACATTGCCCCGGTGGCCTTCCTGATCGGTTCCTGGACCGGCGAGGGCCGCGGTTTTTACCCGACGATCGCCGACTTCACCTACACCGAAACAATCTCCTTCACCGCCACCCCGGGCAAGCCCTTCCTGCGCTACCTGCAGACCACCACGGGCCCGGACGGCGCCCCGATGCACCAGGAGTCCGGTTACCTGCGCCCGGACCCGGCCGGGGGCAGCGCGGAGTTCACCATCGCCCAGCCGACCGGGCAGACCGAGTTGTTGGAAGGTGCCCTGGTCATCGCCGCCGACGGCGCGGTCACGCTCGACCTGGGTCCGTCGTCGGTGCGGAACACCGCCTCGGCCAAGCAGGTCGATTCGACCCGCCGCACCTACGCGGTCACCGCCGGGCGGGCCGAGGTGGCCACCCGCTTCGATATGGCGGCCGTCGGACAGCCCATGCAGCAGCACCTGGCCTCGACCCTGCGAAAGCAGGCCGGATAG
- a CDS encoding DUF4259 domain-containing protein, translated as MKKWNTGPFDNEEAQGLLEDIREHAVPLEQILPTSGQRYLEADHGALVVAMAHLAVGELPEGVTAEDVAVLREPAHREVLRQSLEAVLVDGSVSGLYAEWEAEGVDKLHEWKAQSHVSLS; from the coding sequence ATGAAGAAGTGGAACACCGGCCCATTCGACAATGAGGAGGCCCAGGGCCTGCTCGAGGACATCCGAGAGCACGCCGTGCCCCTGGAACAGATCCTGCCGACCAGCGGACAGCGCTACCTGGAGGCGGATCACGGGGCGCTGGTCGTGGCGATGGCGCACCTGGCGGTCGGTGAGCTGCCGGAGGGCGTCACCGCTGAGGACGTCGCTGTGCTGCGCGAGCCGGCCCACCGGGAGGTGCTGCGCCAGTCGCTGGAGGCCGTGCTCGTCGACGGCAGCGTCTCCGGCCTTTACGCCGAGTGGGAGGCGGAGGGCGTCGACAAGCTGCATGAATGGAAGGCGCAGTCCCACGTGTCGCTGAGCTGA
- the uvrB gene encoding excinuclease ABC subunit UvrB: MAFAGEHPVIPHSEFRPVGDVERSDARFEVISEFQPSGDQPAAIKELDERLNRGEEDVVLLGATGTGKSATAAWLIEKQQRPTLVMAPNKTLAAQLANELRELLPNNAVEYFVSYYDYYQPEAYIAQTDTYIEKDSSINEDVERLRHSATSALLSRRDVVVVASVSCIYGLGTPQSYLDRSLVLRVDEEIDRDRFLRLLVDIQYERNDYEFKRGTFRVKGDTVDIIPAYEELAVRIEFFGDDIDSLYYIHPLTGDKIREVDEVRIFPATHYVATEERMGKAIEGIKAELADRLADLENRGKLLEAQRLRMRTEYDLEMIQQVGFCSGIENYSLHMDGRERGSAPATLIDYFPEDFLTIIDESHVTVPQVGGMFEGDMSRKRNLVEHGFRLPSAMDNRPLTFEEFEDRVGQTVYMSATPGNYELAASGGEFVEQVIRPTGLVDPKVVVKPTEGQIDDLIHEIRQRTARQERVLVTTLTKRMAEDLTDYLVEHGIRVRYLHSDIDTLQRVELLRQLRLGEYDVLVGINLLREGLDLPEVSLVAILDADKEGFLRSATSLIQTIGRAARNVSGEVIMYADKITDSMAHAIDETERRREKQVAYNEEHGIDPQPLRKKIADILDQVYENAEDDSYGGGRRTDKPQSSAAGDAALVEKPDTSSMAVDEVQQLIDDMTEQMRAAATELKFELAGRLRDEIADLRKELRGLKEAGI; the protein is encoded by the coding sequence ATGGCATTTGCAGGCGAGCACCCGGTCATCCCGCACTCCGAGTTCCGACCCGTCGGAGACGTCGAACGCAGCGACGCGCGGTTCGAGGTCATCAGCGAGTTCCAGCCCTCGGGCGACCAGCCCGCGGCGATCAAGGAACTCGATGAACGGCTCAACCGCGGGGAGGAGGACGTCGTGCTGCTCGGTGCGACCGGCACCGGCAAATCGGCGACGGCGGCGTGGCTGATCGAGAAGCAGCAGCGCCCGACCCTGGTCATGGCGCCGAACAAGACGCTGGCCGCGCAGCTGGCCAACGAGCTGCGTGAGCTGCTGCCCAACAACGCGGTCGAGTACTTCGTCTCCTACTACGACTACTACCAGCCGGAGGCGTACATCGCGCAGACGGACACCTACATCGAGAAGGACTCCTCGATCAACGAGGACGTCGAGCGCCTGCGTCACTCGGCCACCAGCGCGCTGCTCTCGCGCCGCGACGTCGTCGTGGTCGCCTCCGTCTCCTGCATCTACGGCCTCGGCACCCCGCAGTCCTACCTGGATCGCTCCCTGGTGCTGCGGGTCGACGAGGAGATCGACCGCGACCGCTTCCTGCGCCTGCTCGTCGACATCCAGTACGAGCGCAACGACTACGAGTTCAAGCGCGGCACCTTCCGCGTCAAGGGCGACACCGTCGACATCATCCCGGCCTACGAGGAACTGGCGGTGCGCATCGAGTTCTTCGGTGACGACATCGACTCGCTCTACTACATCCACCCGCTGACCGGCGACAAGATCCGGGAGGTCGACGAGGTCCGCATCTTCCCGGCCACCCACTATGTCGCCACCGAGGAGCGCATGGGCAAGGCCATCGAGGGCATCAAGGCGGAGCTGGCGGATCGTCTGGCGGACCTGGAGAACCGCGGCAAGCTGCTGGAGGCCCAGCGCCTGCGGATGCGCACCGAGTACGACCTGGAGATGATTCAGCAGGTCGGCTTCTGCTCCGGAATCGAGAACTACTCGCTGCACATGGACGGCCGTGAACGCGGCTCCGCCCCGGCGACGCTCATCGACTACTTCCCCGAGGACTTCCTCACCATCATCGACGAGTCCCACGTCACCGTCCCGCAGGTCGGCGGCATGTTCGAGGGTGACATGTCCCGCAAGCGCAACCTCGTCGAGCACGGCTTCCGGCTGCCCTCGGCGATGGACAACCGCCCGCTGACCTTCGAGGAGTTCGAGGACCGCGTCGGCCAGACTGTCTACATGTCGGCGACGCCCGGCAACTACGAACTGGCGGCCTCCGGCGGCGAGTTCGTCGAGCAGGTGATCCGGCCGACCGGGCTGGTGGACCCGAAGGTCGTCGTCAAGCCCACCGAGGGCCAGATCGACGACCTCATCCACGAGATCCGCCAGCGCACCGCCCGGCAGGAGCGGGTGCTGGTCACGACCCTGACCAAGCGGATGGCCGAGGATCTGACCGACTACCTCGTCGAGCACGGCATCCGCGTGCGTTACCTGCACTCCGACATCGACACCCTGCAGCGTGTGGAACTGCTGCGCCAGCTGCGCCTGGGCGAGTACGACGTGCTCGTCGGCATCAACCTGCTGCGCGAGGGCCTCGATCTGCCGGAGGTCTCGCTGGTGGCGATCCTCGACGCCGACAAGGAGGGTTTCCTGCGCTCGGCGACCTCGCTGATCCAGACGATCGGCCGAGCGGCCCGCAACGTCTCCGGCGAGGTCATCATGTACGCCGACAAGATCACCGACTCCATGGCCCACGCCATCGACGAGACGGAGCGGCGCCGCGAGAAGCAGGTCGCCTACAACGAGGAGCACGGCATCGACCCCCAGCCGCTGCGCAAGAAGATCGCCGACATTCTCGACCAGGTCTACGAGAACGCCGAGGACGACTCCTACGGGGGCGGCCGGCGCACCGACAAGCCGCAGTCCTCCGCGGCCGGTGACGCGGCGCTCGTCGAGAAGCCCGACACCTCGTCCATGGCCGTCGACGAGGTCCAGCAGCTCATCGACGACATGACCGAACAGATGCGGGCCGCGGCCACCGAGCTCAAGTTCGAGCTGGCCGGGCGCCTGCGCGACGAAATCGCCGACCTGCGCAAGGAACTGCGTGGCCTCAAGGAGGCGGGCATCTGA
- a CDS encoding universal stress protein, with amino-acid sequence MMLSYTNIVVGTDGSATSLKAVRTAASLARVYAARLTIVSAYHGDGHSLLDARQTDVSALPVVSETRAREYLEEASRIARDEGAADIQLRARSGTAVQILTEAVGETAANLIVIGNKGVNTITGRVFGNIPTEVARRADVDVMLVNTREPRS; translated from the coding sequence ATGATGCTCTCGTACACCAACATCGTCGTCGGCACGGACGGTTCCGCAACCTCCCTCAAGGCTGTCCGCACCGCCGCGAGCCTGGCCCGCGTCTACGCCGCGAGGCTGACCATCGTCAGCGCGTACCACGGTGATGGACATTCGCTTCTCGACGCCCGCCAGACCGACGTCTCCGCCCTGCCCGTCGTCAGCGAGACCCGCGCCCGGGAATACCTGGAGGAGGCGAGCCGCATCGCGCGCGACGAGGGGGCCGCCGACATTCAGCTGCGGGCGCGATCGGGCACCGCCGTGCAGATCCTCACCGAAGCGGTGGGCGAGACCGCCGCCAACCTCATCGTCATCGGCAACAAGGGTGTGAACACCATCACCGGCCGGGTGTTCGGCAACATCCCGACCGAGGTCGCCCGGCGCGCCGACGTCGACGTGATGCTGGTCAACACCCGCGAACCTCGCTCCTGA
- a CDS encoding universal stress protein has protein sequence MSEYYKKIVVGTDGSKSSMLAVERAAKIAAAFDATLIIGCAYYENKDDASKTLRQDSVTILGDEQAQQNLASAEEAARAAGAGTVETAVRPGTPVQALMSIVNDNNADLLVVGNRGINSLTGRLLGSVPADVARQSDCDVMIVHTVK, from the coding sequence ATGAGCGAGTACTACAAGAAGATCGTTGTCGGCACCGACGGCTCCAAGTCATCGATGCTCGCCGTCGAGCGCGCGGCAAAGATTGCCGCGGCGTTCGACGCGACGCTGATCATCGGTTGCGCCTACTACGAGAACAAGGATGACGCCTCTAAGACCCTCCGCCAGGACTCGGTGACCATCCTCGGTGACGAGCAGGCACAGCAGAACCTCGCCTCCGCGGAAGAGGCCGCCCGCGCAGCCGGCGCCGGGACCGTCGAGACCGCCGTCCGCCCGGGCACCCCGGTCCAGGCGCTCATGAGCATCGTCAACGACAACAACGCCGACCTGCTCGTCGTCGGCAACCGTGGGATCAACTCGCTGACCGGTCGCCTTCTCGGCTCCGTCCCGGCCGACGTCGCCCGCCAGTCCGACTGCGACGTCATGATCGTTCACACGGTCAAGTAG